Proteins from a genomic interval of Sinobacterium caligoides:
- a CDS encoding UTRA domain-containing protein: MSVVGQGQRIFLDLTQQLRSGELKPGDKLPSERFLAESYHVSRATLRDGLQRVADQGLIYRANRRGWFVAPPRVRYQPAIEPNFHQMVSAAGGRPKTQTLEKRIVPATATIAAMLDVDENTLVFYLRRLRYIDDRAVCCAESYVRADQVPGLLDCNTDGSMTEIYQQQFNKTYGKIDIQLYPTALNQQIAEALLTVEGASALLIKRLNKGLDGQVIDYELEWWCHDAITVCFSGGV, encoded by the coding sequence ATGTCTGTAGTTGGACAGGGACAGCGGATTTTTTTAGACCTAACACAGCAGCTGCGAAGCGGTGAGTTAAAGCCGGGCGATAAACTACCCAGTGAGCGCTTCCTGGCTGAGAGCTACCACGTTAGCCGGGCAACCCTGCGTGATGGTTTGCAGCGTGTCGCGGATCAGGGGTTGATCTACCGGGCTAATCGACGCGGCTGGTTTGTCGCACCACCTCGGGTACGTTATCAGCCGGCGATAGAGCCGAACTTTCATCAGATGGTGAGTGCCGCCGGTGGTCGACCTAAAACGCAAACGTTAGAGAAGAGGATTGTCCCCGCAACGGCCACTATCGCGGCTATGCTCGATGTTGATGAAAACACCTTGGTGTTCTATTTAAGGCGTTTGCGCTACATTGATGATCGAGCGGTGTGCTGTGCGGAAAGTTATGTCAGGGCCGATCAAGTGCCCGGCTTACTCGATTGTAATACCGATGGCTCGATGACGGAAATCTATCAACAGCAGTTCAATAAAACCTATGGAAAAATAGATATCCAGCTCTACCCAACGGCGTTGAATCAGCAGATCGCCGAAGCGCTATTGACCGTGGAGGGTGCGTCGGCGCTACTTATTAAGCGGCTCAATAAAGGCCTAGATGGCCAGGTGATCGACTATGAACTTGAGTGGTGGTGTCACGATGCGATCACCGTTTGCTTTTCGGGCGGGGTGTAA
- the phnW gene encoding 2-aminoethylphosphonate--pyruvate transaminase → MNNPYLLLTPGPLTTSKAVRESMMKDWCTWDDDYNHDIVQQIRRQLVRLATPQAGYTSVLMQGSGTASVEAVIGSALSDEHCLLILANGTYGQRIAQIANILHIQHRLVDVGECNAISPEHLTNALNDYPESTHVAFVHCETTTGILNPLEELAAISKQAGKTLIVDAMSSFGGIPLDVAALDIDFLISSANKCIQGVPGFGFIIAKQSQIEACKGRARSLSLDLYDQWQAMEYGGGKWRFTSPTHTVRAFATALEELASEGGVAQRHQRYQQNQQRLVAGMAELGFQALINREQQSPIITAFLSPTHADYDFKLFYQALKKQGFVIYPGKVSDTDCFRIGNIGEVYADDIEQLLAAMKSALYWEENHVA, encoded by the coding sequence ATGAATAACCCCTATTTGCTCCTGACACCCGGCCCCCTGACCACCTCGAAAGCCGTGCGCGAATCGATGATGAAAGATTGGTGCACCTGGGACGATGACTATAACCACGACATCGTGCAACAGATTCGTCGCCAGCTGGTCAGGCTTGCCACCCCGCAGGCAGGTTATACCTCAGTACTCATGCAGGGCTCTGGCACCGCCTCGGTCGAAGCGGTTATCGGCTCGGCACTCAGCGATGAGCACTGCCTATTGATACTCGCCAACGGTACCTACGGCCAACGCATTGCCCAGATTGCCAACATCCTGCACATCCAACACCGACTCGTCGATGTCGGTGAGTGCAACGCCATTAGCCCCGAACACCTCACCAACGCTTTGAACGACTACCCTGAGAGCACCCACGTTGCCTTCGTCCACTGCGAAACCACCACCGGTATACTCAATCCATTAGAAGAGCTAGCCGCCATCAGCAAGCAGGCGGGCAAGACATTAATCGTCGACGCGATGAGCTCCTTCGGCGGTATTCCCCTCGACGTCGCCGCCCTCGATATCGACTTTTTAATCAGCTCGGCGAATAAGTGTATCCAGGGTGTACCCGGCTTTGGCTTTATCATCGCCAAGCAAAGCCAAATTGAAGCCTGTAAAGGCCGCGCCCGCTCACTGAGCCTCGACCTCTACGACCAATGGCAAGCAATGGAGTACGGTGGTGGCAAGTGGCGCTTCACCTCGCCTACTCACACCGTTAGAGCCTTTGCCACTGCGTTAGAAGAGCTTGCTAGCGAGGGCGGTGTCGCGCAGCGCCATCAGCGCTACCAACAAAATCAGCAGCGACTGGTTGCAGGCATGGCCGAGCTTGGCTTTCAAGCGCTAATCAATCGCGAGCAACAGTCGCCAATTATTACCGCCTTCCTATCGCCGACACATGCCGATTATGATTTTAAACTGTTCTATCAGGCACTAAAGAAACAGGGGTTCGTGATCTATCCCGGCAAGGTCTCCGACACCGACTGCTTCCGTATCGGCAACATTGGCGAGGTCTATGCTGACGATATCGAGCAGCTATTGGCAGCAATGAAGAGCGCCCTGTACTGGGAGGAAAACCATGTCGCTTAA
- a CDS encoding putative 2-aminoethylphosphonate ABC transporter substrate-binding protein has product MKSFKLLALTALMAATSLPSLAQAKTDLTVYTAFETDLLSKYKSAFEQDNPDIDIHWVRDSTGVITSRLLAEGKNSPADVVWGLAASSLQLLKDRGLMATSTPANADEITDAYKDQSKNPAWYGNDGMFAAVCFNKALAKKNNIPEPHSWQDLTKPVYKGLISMPNPASSGTGYMQVSAWLQSMGEDKGWAYMDALDKNVLQYQHSGSKPCAQAATGEVVVGISLAVRGAILKTQGAPLDVIVLDNAGWDLEAVGITSSSKHKAASERLLEWSLSKKANEMYNENYPIVGNKTVNTKGKASTNNYPDVSGKKLDNDFSVMASERDGILKKWGSRYSQ; this is encoded by the coding sequence ATGAAATCTTTTAAATTATTAGCGTTGACGGCACTCATGGCGGCAACGTCGCTACCAAGCCTAGCGCAAGCGAAAACTGATCTAACTGTTTACACCGCTTTTGAAACCGACCTACTGAGTAAATATAAGTCTGCTTTTGAGCAAGACAATCCTGATATCGATATTCACTGGGTGCGTGACTCCACCGGTGTTATCACCTCACGTTTGCTGGCTGAGGGCAAGAATAGCCCTGCTGATGTCGTCTGGGGGCTAGCGGCCTCATCGCTACAGCTGCTGAAAGATCGTGGTTTGATGGCGACCAGCACACCGGCGAATGCCGATGAAATCACCGATGCCTACAAAGACCAGAGTAAGAACCCTGCCTGGTACGGTAATGATGGTATGTTTGCTGCTGTCTGCTTCAACAAGGCGCTGGCGAAGAAGAATAACATTCCAGAGCCGCACAGCTGGCAGGACCTGACTAAGCCGGTCTACAAGGGCTTAATTTCAATGCCTAACCCTGCCTCTTCTGGTACCGGCTATATGCAGGTATCGGCTTGGTTGCAGAGCATGGGTGAAGATAAAGGCTGGGCCTACATGGATGCGCTGGACAAGAACGTCTTGCAATATCAGCATTCGGGATCAAAGCCCTGTGCACAGGCAGCAACCGGTGAGGTTGTCGTAGGAATTTCGTTGGCTGTTCGCGGCGCTATCTTGAAGACACAGGGGGCACCGCTGGATGTCATTGTTCTTGATAACGCCGGTTGGGACTTAGAGGCCGTGGGCATCACCAGCAGTAGCAAGCACAAGGCCGCAAGTGAGCGTTTGCTGGAGTGGTCGCTGAGCAAGAAGGCCAACGAGATGTATAACGAGAACTACCCCATTGTCGGTAACAAGACCGTTAACACAAAGGGTAAGGCGTCGACTAATAACTACCCTGATGTATCGGGTAAGAAACTCGATAATGACTTCTCTGTCATGGCGTCTGAGCGAGATGGCATTCTCAAAAAGTGGGGCAGCCGCTACAGCCAGTAG
- a CDS encoding aspartate aminotransferase family protein: MSLNPGSARPPAGSTNSKPLVAEGDINNTAARQQWREQINDAGSQQLLDDDAGVFLHQSMSSPCMNSLSGADGIYLTDGAGNRTMDFHGNNVHQLGHGHPNVIKAIEQQMQALPFSPRRFTNQTAVDCAKKIIDICPDELTRLLFAPGGTSAVGMALKLARLVTGNAKVISLWDGFHGASLDAIAVGGEAGFRQGLGPLMAGVERIPPSCRYRGPFVREDGDDLHYADYLEYVIEKEGGVGAFIAETVRNTDVQVPSKAYWQRIREICDKHGVMLIIDEIPNGMGRSGHWFTFEEFGICPDILCIGKGLGGGIMPLAAMITREQYNIAGNVSLGHYTHEKSPVSCAAALATIETIEQQQLLSKVKDDEQWMRQRLAEMQERYPIIGDVRGIGLLWGIELVLDRDSKEKASAEAERVMYQCMKNGVSFKVSAGNVLQLSPPLIIERTQLAEAIDIVEQAIASVCPPQQQTLTL, from the coding sequence ATGTCGCTTAATCCAGGCTCTGCCCGCCCGCCTGCCGGATCAACGAATAGCAAACCCCTTGTCGCCGAGGGTGATATCAACAACACCGCCGCCCGCCAGCAATGGCGGGAGCAGATCAACGATGCCGGTAGCCAACAGCTGCTCGACGACGATGCCGGAGTCTTCCTGCATCAATCGATGTCCAGCCCCTGCATGAATAGCTTGAGCGGCGCGGACGGTATCTACCTCACCGACGGCGCCGGCAATCGCACCATGGATTTCCACGGCAACAACGTCCATCAGCTCGGTCACGGCCACCCCAACGTGATAAAGGCGATAGAACAACAGATGCAGGCCCTGCCCTTTAGCCCGCGTCGTTTTACCAATCAGACGGCCGTCGATTGCGCCAAGAAGATCATCGATATCTGCCCCGATGAGTTAACGCGGCTACTGTTCGCCCCCGGTGGTACCTCGGCCGTCGGCATGGCGCTAAAGTTAGCACGACTGGTCACCGGCAACGCCAAAGTCATATCACTGTGGGATGGCTTTCACGGCGCCAGCCTCGATGCCATCGCCGTCGGCGGTGAAGCGGGCTTTCGCCAGGGCCTCGGCCCCTTGATGGCCGGTGTCGAGCGCATCCCTCCCTCCTGCCGTTATCGTGGCCCCTTCGTACGTGAAGACGGTGACGACCTACACTACGCCGACTACCTCGAATACGTCATCGAGAAGGAAGGCGGCGTCGGTGCCTTTATCGCCGAAACCGTGCGCAATACCGATGTCCAGGTACCCAGCAAAGCCTACTGGCAGCGTATCCGCGAAATCTGTGACAAGCACGGCGTGATGCTAATCATTGACGAGATCCCCAACGGCATGGGTCGCTCCGGCCACTGGTTTACCTTCGAGGAATTCGGTATCTGCCCCGATATTCTCTGCATCGGTAAAGGCCTCGGTGGCGGCATCATGCCACTCGCGGCAATGATTACCCGTGAGCAGTACAACATTGCCGGCAACGTCTCGCTCGGTCACTACACCCATGAAAAATCACCGGTGAGCTGTGCCGCTGCGTTGGCGACCATTGAGACCATCGAGCAGCAACAACTGCTCAGCAAGGTCAAAGACGACGAGCAGTGGATGCGCCAGCGACTTGCCGAGATGCAGGAACGCTACCCCATCATCGGTGATGTCCGCGGCATCGGCCTACTCTGGGGCATCGAATTAGTGCTCGACCGTGACAGCAAAGAAAAGGCCAGTGCCGAGGCCGAGCGCGTGATGTATCAGTGCATGAAAAACGGCGTCAGCTTTAAAGTCTCCGCGGGCAATGTTCTGCAGCTCTCACCGCCGCTGATCATCGAACGCACACAACTGGCAGAGGCCATCGACATCGTCGAACAGGCGATTGCCTCCGTCTGCCCTCCTCAACAGCAAACTCTCACTCTCTAA